The following coding sequences lie in one Scatophagus argus isolate fScaArg1 chromosome 9, fScaArg1.pri, whole genome shotgun sequence genomic window:
- the cd4-2.2 gene encoding CD4-2 molecule, tandem duplicate 2, translating to MKTIVLFGFVLGALSAAGEVFVAKPGEKAKLKCGATTATGSLTWKRQDELIIHVEGKSGFSRKGKGDIVGRVKVTGTVLEISAVKEEDAGEFTCSADGNTQSHTLFVVSVSASPPGELYLGSEVTLNCQVKNTFPELQVHWKRPDGSPHLISATVQLKPVAHSHAGTWTCEFTHKGKSHNVSLDIKVKEPPTTTLAPKVSSQSSKDISKTSCVKCKPTPNNDLLGLKWWMWIIIGVGSLIVVLLIIFVICMYKRFKRRKRRLQKLKNSRQPLTNDYCQCNRPTAAAKTQQGRRREKPSDLLPARLSNGVI from the exons ATGAAGACGATTGTGCTGTTTGGGTTTG tgCTGGGTGCACTCTCTGCTGCAGGCGAAGTGTTCGTTGCAAAACCAGGAGAGAAAGCCAAGTTAAAGTGTGGGGCCACCACGGCCACGGGCAGCCTAACATGGAAGCGCCAAGATGAACTGATTATTCACGTTGAGGGGAAAAGTGGCTTCTCTCGCAAAG GCAAAGGCGACATTGTTGGAAGGGTAAAGGTGACGGGCACAGTTCTGGAGATTTCTGCAGTGAAGGAAGAAGATGCTGGAGAGTTCACTTGCAGTGCAGATGGgaacactcagtcacacacccTCTTTGTGGTCTCAG TCTCGGCGAGCCCCCCTGGTGAACTCTACTTGGGCAGCGAAGTTACGCTCAATTGTCAGGTGAAAAATACATTCCCAGAACTTCAAGTGCACTGGAAGAGGCCAGATGGAAGTCCACACTTGATTTCTGCCACAGTTCAGCTGAAACCTGTGGCCCACTCACATGCAGGGACCTGGACTTGCGAGTTCACCCACAAGGGCAAGTCACACAATGTGAGCCTGGACATCAAAGTTAAAG aGCCCCCAACAACAACACTTGCACCAAAAGTCTCTTCCCAAAGCTCAAAGGACATCAGTAAGACGTCCTGTGTCAAAT GTAAACCTACACCCAACAATGATCTGCTGGGGCTCAAGTGGTGGATGTGGATTATAATTGGAGTTGGCAGCCTGATTGTGGTCCTCCTGATCATCTTTGTCATTTGTATGTACAAGAGGTTCAAAAGAAGGAAG AGAAGATTGCAAAAACTGAAGAACAGCCGCCAGCCACTGACCAACGATTACTGCCAGTGTAACCG CccaacagctgcagcaaaaaCTCAGCAAGGACGCCGGAGAGAGAAGCCATCAGACCTCCTCCCTGCAAGGCTCTCTAATGGAGTGATATGA